The proteins below come from a single Chlamydiota bacterium genomic window:
- a CDS encoding FprA family A-type flavoprotein, with protein MTDSFSAVQVTDRVYWVGATDWAVRNFHGYATTRGTTYNAYLIVADKIILIDTVKAPFRDEMFARIASVVHPGRIDYIISNHSEMDHSGCLPETIAAVKPDAVFASAMGVKALADHFRLGPGLVAVKNGEQMNLGGVNLSFHETRMLHWPDSMFTWMPNDRLLFSQDAFGMHLASGERFDDELPADLLEREAAKYYANILMPFSPLVAALLGKLPSLGISPRIIAPDHGPIWRGNVAGIVERYAAWARRTPRRKAVIIYDTMWGSTHRMARLIGEGVVAGGAEVKILPLGANHRSDAATELLDAGALLVGSPTLNNDIFPTVADALCYLKGLKPKGLVGAAFGSYGWSGESVKILNGLLKEMQVGLVGDGVSVRYVPDDGALAECAALGRRVAETLPAGEGKA; from the coding sequence ATGACGGACTCGTTCAGCGCGGTTCAGGTGACCGATCGGGTGTACTGGGTCGGGGCGACGGATTGGGCGGTGCGCAATTTCCACGGCTACGCCACGACCCGGGGCACCACCTACAACGCCTACCTGATCGTCGCCGACAAGATCATCCTGATTGACACGGTCAAGGCCCCGTTCAGGGACGAGATGTTCGCCCGCATCGCCTCCGTGGTCCACCCCGGGCGGATCGACTATATCATCTCGAACCATTCCGAGATGGACCACTCCGGCTGCCTGCCCGAGACGATCGCCGCGGTGAAGCCCGACGCGGTCTTCGCCTCCGCGATGGGGGTGAAGGCGCTCGCGGACCATTTCCGCCTCGGCCCCGGCCTCGTCGCGGTGAAGAACGGCGAGCAGATGAACCTCGGCGGGGTGAACCTCTCCTTCCACGAGACGCGGATGCTCCACTGGCCGGACAGCATGTTCACCTGGATGCCCAACGACCGCCTCCTCTTCTCGCAGGACGCGTTCGGGATGCACCTGGCCTCCGGCGAGCGTTTCGACGACGAGCTCCCCGCGGATCTGCTGGAGCGGGAGGCGGCGAAGTACTACGCGAACATCCTGATGCCGTTCTCCCCGCTCGTCGCGGCCCTCCTCGGAAAACTGCCGTCCCTCGGCATCTCCCCGCGGATCATCGCCCCCGACCACGGGCCGATCTGGCGGGGCAACGTCGCGGGGATCGTCGAACGCTATGCGGCGTGGGCGAGGCGGACGCCGAGGCGCAAGGCGGTGATCATCTACGACACGATGTGGGGGAGCACGCACCGGATGGCCCGTCTGATCGGCGAGGGGGTCGTCGCGGGCGGGGCGGAGGTGAAGATCCTCCCGCTCGGGGCGAATCACCGGAGCGACGCGGCGACCGAGCTGCTCGATGCGGGCGCCCTCCTCGTCGGCTCGCCGACGCTCAACAACGACATCTTCCCGACCGTGGCGGACGCCCTCTGCTATCTGAAGGGGCTGAAGCCCAAGGGGCTCGTCGGCGCGGCGTTCGGCTCCTACGGCTGGAGCGGCGAGTCGGTGAAGATCCTGAACGGCCTCCTGAAAGAGATGCAGGTGGGGCTCGTCGGCGATGGCGTGAGCGTCCGCTATGTCCCCGATGACGGGGCGCTTGCCGAATGCGCGGCGCTCGGGCGCCGCGTCGCGGAGACGCTCCCCGCAGGCGAGGGGAAGGCGTAG
- a CDS encoding cation transporter has translation MTDESSIRPREGRHAHLHFLRGREKGQRRLGACVAITLAAMAVECVAGILAGSLALVSDAGHMLTHGFSLIVSYFAVAVARRPATDRRTFGLYRVEILAALFNGATLLVITGFIVWFAVKRLIDPVPVAGGWMLAVAVVGLGVNVATTLILRESARDDLNVQSAFVHMLGDLFSSVVVSGGALVIILTGWNWIDPLLSVLVCALILAWAYRLIRQSVEILLQSTPEGVDIPAIAERLSRVEGVRRVHDVHVWTITSGLHSMSGHIEIDDMPISRSTAILDAAGKILKSEFGIIHYTIQIECGECRHKMEH, from the coding sequence ATGACGGATGAGTCGTCGATTCGGCCCCGCGAGGGCCGTCACGCGCACCTGCATTTCCTCCGGGGGAGGGAGAAGGGGCAGCGCCGGCTCGGCGCCTGTGTCGCCATCACGCTCGCGGCGATGGCGGTGGAGTGCGTCGCCGGCATCCTCGCGGGGAGCCTCGCGCTCGTCAGCGACGCGGGGCACATGCTCACGCACGGCTTCTCCCTGATCGTCAGCTATTTCGCCGTCGCCGTCGCCCGGCGGCCGGCCACGGACCGGAGAACCTTCGGTCTGTACCGCGTCGAGATCCTCGCCGCCCTCTTCAACGGGGCGACCCTCCTCGTCATCACCGGCTTCATCGTCTGGTTCGCGGTGAAGCGGCTCATCGACCCCGTCCCGGTGGCCGGGGGCTGGATGCTGGCGGTGGCCGTCGTCGGCCTCGGGGTCAACGTGGCGACCACGCTCATCCTCCGGGAATCGGCGCGCGACGATCTCAACGTCCAAAGCGCCTTCGTCCATATGCTCGGCGACCTCTTCTCGTCGGTCGTGGTCAGCGGCGGGGCGCTGGTCATCATCCTGACGGGCTGGAACTGGATAGACCCGCTCCTGAGCGTGCTGGTCTGCGCCCTGATCCTCGCCTGGGCGTACCGGCTCATCCGGCAGTCGGTGGAGATTCTTCTCCAGTCCACGCCGGAGGGGGTGGATATCCCCGCCATCGCCGAACGGCTCTCCCGCGTGGAGGGGGTTCGGCGCGTCCACGACGTGCACGTCTGGACGATCACGTCGGGGCTTCACTCGATGAGCGGCCACATCGAGATCGACGACATGCCGATCAGCAGGTCGACCGCCATCCTCGACGCCGCGGGGAAAATCTTGAAGTCGGAGTTCGGCATCATCCATTACACGATCCAGATCGAGTGCGGGGAGTGCCGGCACAAGATGGAGCACTGA
- a CDS encoding CHASE2 domain-containing protein — protein sequence MPRRLLKKRRRKEMQCSRAEIFWGLAVTAVAALLYSLGVFKSFDLFFGDFATRLRGPLPPPPEIAIIAIDQESAQSVGVWPLPRDVYARLVDILADAGAAAVGTNVFFSEESVQERDLALAAAIRRAGTVYLPCVLESDPQSNRYVRLIRNIPPLREAAKAEGIVNMPADPDGVTRRVVLGIPFEDALHWQLGLLIARDRFGAAARCGGDPSSRQIEIGLPGGSALSIPTDDARTMVIDWNGPWARSFHRYSLADVLESAAHAGKGDRPRVPLEELRGRICLVGPTMPGAYDAIRTPFDGTAPSIAVHATIVSQILARRFVTPLPRSRNLAAILITGFIVSLAASRLRPATAMAATLAGCACYLAFCLVMYLRFRVHTAVFFPLAAALGAYLAMSIHREISISIERARLLYLATTDGLTGLHLVGHVRLLLDAEISESRRLRSPLSLIMADLDHFKQVNDAGGHLDGDFVLRETAKVLSSSCRTLDIAGRYGGEEFILVLPDTTLAEARVAAERLRAEVARHPFVHEERRYAVTMSLGVAELSEFDTADDLIKRADEALYAAKRSGRNRVCVAAAAGAQTPIRL from the coding sequence ATGCCCAGGCGATTGCTGAAGAAACGCCGCCGGAAGGAGATGCAATGCAGCCGTGCGGAGATCTTCTGGGGGCTTGCGGTCACCGCAGTCGCCGCGCTTCTCTACTCCCTGGGCGTCTTTAAATCCTTCGATCTCTTTTTTGGGGATTTCGCGACCCGGCTCCGCGGCCCGCTCCCTCCCCCTCCCGAGATCGCGATCATCGCCATCGACCAGGAGAGCGCGCAGTCCGTCGGTGTGTGGCCGCTTCCCCGCGACGTCTACGCGAGGCTTGTCGACATCCTCGCCGACGCGGGCGCCGCGGCGGTGGGCACCAACGTATTCTTCAGCGAGGAGAGCGTCCAGGAGAGGGATCTCGCGCTCGCCGCGGCGATCCGGCGCGCCGGGACGGTCTACCTCCCCTGCGTCCTTGAGAGCGACCCGCAGAGCAACCGGTACGTCCGCCTGATCCGCAATATCCCCCCGTTGCGGGAGGCGGCGAAGGCCGAGGGGATCGTGAACATGCCCGCCGACCCCGATGGCGTCACCCGCCGCGTCGTCCTCGGCATCCCGTTCGAGGATGCGCTGCATTGGCAGCTCGGCCTCCTCATCGCGCGCGACCGCTTCGGCGCGGCTGCGCGTTGCGGCGGGGACCCGTCTTCCCGCCAGATCGAGATAGGCCTGCCCGGCGGATCCGCGCTCTCCATCCCGACGGATGACGCCCGCACGATGGTCATCGACTGGAACGGCCCCTGGGCGCGCTCGTTCCACCGCTACTCGCTCGCGGACGTCCTCGAGTCCGCCGCGCACGCCGGGAAAGGAGACCGGCCCCGCGTGCCGCTCGAGGAGCTGAGGGGCCGCATCTGCCTCGTCGGCCCGACGATGCCGGGCGCCTACGATGCCATACGGACGCCGTTCGATGGAACGGCGCCTTCGATCGCCGTCCACGCCACCATCGTCTCCCAGATACTGGCGCGCCGTTTCGTGACCCCGCTCCCCCGGAGCCGCAATCTCGCCGCCATCCTCATAACGGGATTCATCGTGAGTCTCGCCGCCTCCCGCCTGAGACCCGCGACGGCGATGGCCGCAACGCTCGCGGGCTGCGCCTGCTACCTCGCCTTCTGCCTCGTCATGTATCTCCGCTTCAGGGTCCATACGGCGGTCTTCTTCCCGCTCGCCGCGGCGCTCGGCGCCTACCTCGCGATGAGCATCCACCGCGAGATCTCCATCTCGATCGAGCGGGCGCGTCTCCTCTATCTCGCCACGACCGACGGCCTCACCGGCCTCCATCTGGTGGGCCACGTGCGCCTCTTGCTCGACGCCGAGATCTCCGAGTCGCGGCGGCTCCGCTCGCCGCTCTCCCTCATCATGGCGGATCTCGACCATTTCAAGCAGGTGAACGACGCGGGAGGGCACTTGGACGGGGATTTCGTTTTGAGGGAGACGGCGAAGGTGCTCAGCTCGTCGTGCCGCACGCTCGACATCGCGGGACGTTACGGGGGGGAGGAGTTCATCCTCGTGCTGCCCGACACGACGCTGGCGGAGGCGCGGGTGGCGGCGGAGCGGTTGCGCGCCGAGGTGGCACGACACCCGTTCGTGCACGAGGAGAGAAGGTACGCGGTCACCATGAGTCTGGGCGTCGCCGAGCTCTCGGAGTTCGACACCGCGGACGACCTGATCAAGCGGGCCGATGAGGCGCTCTATGCGGCCAAGCGCAGCGGCCGCAACCGGGTCTGCGTCGCCGCCGCGGCGGGGGCGCAGACGCCCATCCGCCTCTGA
- a CDS encoding sigma 54-interacting transcriptional regulator, translating to MKASSPFRQAFPSAGRRARTHPSNEAHFLSIAGTTGAMRDLFRLVEKAAAGTSAVLIEGETGTGKELIARAIHSHGPRRERVFIAQNCAALPEPLLESELFGHVRGAFTGALRSTRGLLAMADRGTVFLDEIVDCSPAVQAKLLRFLQDGAVRPVGGTRERALDVRIISATNRRIEEEVAEGNFRKDLFYRLNVIPIRVPPLRERRGDIPRLASFFLSRYADRSGKRMEGFTREAMELLVAYEYPGNVRELENEIARIVALHPGDAAVSETDLSEKIRRQRRGGWTPPSAPGTSLRSRLRALERDLIARALVECGGNISRTASSLGLSRFGLYKKMTAHKLAAPAAKRKQRRGASP from the coding sequence GTGAAAGCCTCATCTCCGTTCCGCCAGGCGTTCCCCTCCGCCGGAAGGCGCGCGCGCACGCACCCCTCCAACGAGGCCCACTTCCTGAGCATCGCGGGCACCACGGGCGCGATGCGAGACCTTTTCCGTCTCGTGGAGAAGGCCGCGGCGGGGACCTCCGCCGTCCTCATCGAGGGCGAGACCGGCACCGGAAAGGAGCTGATCGCCCGGGCGATCCACTCCCACGGCCCGCGACGAGAGCGCGTCTTCATCGCGCAGAACTGCGCCGCGCTCCCGGAGCCGCTTCTCGAGAGCGAGCTATTCGGACACGTGCGCGGCGCGTTCACCGGCGCCCTGCGCAGCACGCGCGGCCTCCTCGCGATGGCGGACAGGGGCACCGTCTTCCTCGACGAGATCGTCGATTGCTCCCCCGCGGTGCAGGCAAAGCTCCTCCGCTTCCTCCAGGACGGCGCCGTCCGGCCGGTCGGCGGCACGCGCGAGCGCGCGCTGGACGTGCGGATCATCTCCGCAACCAACCGCCGCATCGAGGAGGAGGTCGCCGAGGGAAACTTCCGCAAGGACCTGTTCTACCGCCTGAACGTCATCCCGATACGGGTTCCGCCGCTCCGGGAGCGGCGCGGCGACATCCCGCGCCTCGCCTCGTTCTTCCTCTCGCGGTACGCGGACAGATCCGGGAAACGGATGGAGGGGTTCACCCGCGAGGCGATGGAACTGCTCGTCGCGTACGAGTACCCCGGCAACGTGCGGGAGCTCGAAAACGAGATCGCGCGAATCGTCGCGCTGCACCCGGGGGACGCCGCGGTGTCCGAGACGGACCTCTCGGAGAAGATCAGGCGGCAGCGCCGCGGCGGTTGGACGCCGCCGTCGGCTCCCGGGACATCCCTGAGGAGCAGGCTCCGGGCGCTGGAGCGGGACCTGATCGCGCGCGCCCTCGTGGAGTGCGGGGGCAATATCAGCCGCACCGCCTCCTCGCTCGGCCTGAGCCGATTCGGCCTCTACAAGAAGATGACCGCCCACAAGCTCGCCGCTCCCGCCGCCAAACGGAAACAGCGCCGGGGGGCTTCCCCGTAG
- a CDS encoding nucleoside triphosphate pyrophosphohydrolase produces MPRTYYRKLVRDRIPEIVAAGGLRCRTRTLSPTAYARALREKVLEEARELVEARGRDAVLNELADLRELLDSFRRLLGVGPDAFERIVRRKRLARGGFRKRLLLDYTEKPR; encoded by the coding sequence GTGCCCCGCACCTACTACCGCAAGCTCGTCAGGGACCGCATCCCGGAGATCGTGGCCGCGGGCGGCCTTCGCTGCCGGACGCGTACGCTCTCCCCGACGGCCTACGCGCGCGCCCTGCGCGAGAAGGTCCTCGAGGAAGCCCGCGAACTCGTCGAAGCGCGCGGGCGCGACGCGGTCTTGAACGAACTCGCCGACCTCCGCGAGCTCCTCGACTCGTTCCGGCGCCTCCTCGGCGTTGGTCCGGATGCATTCGAGCGGATCGTGCGCAGGAAACGCCTCGCACGCGGGGGATTCAGGAAACGGCTGCTGCTCGACTACACGGAGAAGCCGCGCTGA
- a CDS encoding (d)CMP kinase: MDTRIRIAIDGPVGSGKSTVAKRVARAMGYTYIDTGAMYRALALKAKRKGISWDDADGMTALARSTSVALEPAGAEDETSVVRLDGEDVSRAIRETEIGGGASRIGTIPGVRRALVEMQRTMATAGGVVMEGRDIGTVVLPDAELKIFLSGSVEERARRRFLELQGKGKTPVMAEVIEEVRARDHQDSTRADSPLKKADDGVEVDTTAMTREQVVEEIVHKARDRARA; this comes from the coding sequence ATGGACACGCGGATCAGGATCGCGATCGACGGGCCGGTGGGGTCCGGGAAGAGCACGGTGGCCAAGCGCGTGGCGCGCGCGATGGGGTACACCTATATCGACACGGGAGCGATGTACCGCGCCCTCGCCCTGAAGGCGAAGCGAAAAGGGATTTCGTGGGACGACGCGGACGGGATGACGGCGCTCGCCCGCTCGACATCGGTCGCGCTCGAACCCGCCGGGGCGGAGGACGAGACGAGCGTGGTCCGCCTCGACGGGGAGGATGTGTCGCGGGCCATCCGCGAGACGGAGATCGGCGGCGGGGCGTCGAGGATCGGAACCATCCCCGGCGTGCGCCGAGCCCTCGTCGAGATGCAGCGCACAATGGCGACGGCGGGCGGCGTGGTGATGGAGGGGCGCGACATCGGCACCGTCGTCCTCCCGGACGCGGAGCTGAAGATATTCCTCTCCGGATCCGTCGAGGAGAGGGCGCGCAGGCGGTTCCTCGAACTCCAAGGCAAGGGCAAGACGCCGGTGATGGCCGAGGTGATCGAGGAGGTCAGGGCGCGCGACCACCAGGATTCGACCCGCGCCGACAGCCCCCTGAAGAAGGCCGACGACGGCGTCGAGGTGGACACGACGGCGATGACGCGGGAGCAGGTGGTCGAGGAGATCGTGCACAAGGCGCGGGATCGCGCCCGCGCCTGA
- a CDS encoding GDYXXLXY domain-containing protein, translating to MNRRLLFCACILAQIAFLCLMIRSNARILSTGTKVLLETAPVDPHDLFRGEYARLRYKISSVEFPSDRTPAQGSIVYVALAPKGKVWEVDGASVEKPAAVSAGRVIVRGTVQGVRSERITALKEFADVTEEGWLEKHPDAVRDAERIAHRGRGWKPGDTVYVPFVRFGKGPWMPRFWGIDKDKKKAFGGNLRWRGNDEERVLVSATIASVERKNVAEVEYGIESYYVPEGKSRELERPRGGGRVAVEAAVDSSGNAAINRLFLDDAPIDF from the coding sequence ATGAACCGGCGGCTGCTTTTCTGCGCATGCATCCTGGCCCAGATCGCCTTCCTCTGCCTGATGATCCGGTCGAACGCCCGCATCCTCTCGACCGGCACGAAGGTCCTCCTCGAGACCGCCCCGGTCGACCCGCACGACCTGTTCCGCGGCGAGTACGCCCGCCTCCGGTACAAGATCTCCTCCGTCGAGTTCCCCTCCGACCGCACCCCGGCGCAGGGGAGCATCGTCTACGTTGCGCTCGCGCCGAAGGGGAAGGTCTGGGAGGTCGATGGCGCGTCTGTGGAGAAACCGGCCGCCGTGTCTGCGGGGAGGGTGATCGTCCGGGGGACGGTCCAGGGAGTGCGCTCGGAGCGGATCACGGCGCTCAAGGAGTTCGCGGACGTGACGGAAGAGGGCTGGCTGGAGAAACATCCGGATGCAGTGCGGGATGCGGAGCGGATCGCGCACCGGGGGAGGGGCTGGAAGCCGGGGGACACGGTGTACGTGCCGTTCGTGAGGTTCGGGAAGGGGCCTTGGATGCCGCGTTTTTGGGGTATCGACAAGGATAAGAAGAAAGCGTTCGGGGGGAATCTCCGATGGAGAGGGAACGATGAGGAGCGCGTCCTCGTCTCCGCGACGATCGCCTCCGTCGAGCGGAAGAACGTCGCGGAGGTCGAGTACGGCATCGAGAGCTACTACGTCCCCGAGGGGAAGTCGCGGGAGCTCGAACGGCCCCGCGGCGGCGGCAGGGTCGCCGTCGAGGCCGCCGTGGACTCCTCCGGCAACGCCGCCATCAACCGTCTTTTCCTCGACGACGCGCCGATAGATTTCTAG
- a CDS encoding copper-translocating P-type ATPase: MRRRIRITGLHCASCVRRVEEALLAVPGVSSARADLVSREVTVDCDPAAAEPGALERAIEGAGFGVLRADGGGEEAAERERLRETAGLRARVLVSAAFAVPLLWVSMAPMAGISLPPWIARHGALIQFIFCVPIVGAGLPLFRRGLLAILRTGRATMDTLVALGAGAAFLFSVAESLRHPASGPAHGGGHLYYETAGMLIAFILLGRWLEAAARGKTSSALRLLVGRESRTAVVRTAGGETAVPVEEVVPGDVVVVRPGEKVPVDGRVKDGESCIDESMVTGEPMPVPKRPGDEVTGGTINGPGSFTFEATRTGSDTFLAHVVALVREAQASRAPVQELADSVAAYFVPAVLLVALVSFAVWIGAGRGLGFALTVAVSVLVVACPCALGLATPTAVVVGVGMAAARGILVKSAAALQTAARVDTVVFDKTGTLTLGAPVVTDVTPLGGRGAQEVLRLAAVAEKRSEHPLGGAIVAEARGRGIEPPDPDSFVSRGGRGVEASYGGTALLVGSAALARERGVDLSAAEEALAAREAEGKTAVLLAADNVAAGVIAVADTVKEGAAETVAALRAAGKDVAMITGDNARTARAVARAVGIDRVLAGLLPAEKAEEIRRLGAAGRTVAMVGDGINDAPALAAAGLGIALGSGTDVAREAGGIVLVRDDPRDVAAALGLGRLAMRKIRQNLFAAVIYNLAAIPVAAGVLYPAAGILLHPALAAAAMAASSVSVVSNSLSMRRAWRR; encoded by the coding sequence ATGAGGCGCAGGATACGGATCACGGGGCTCCACTGCGCCTCCTGCGTGCGAAGGGTCGAGGAGGCGCTCCTCGCCGTCCCCGGGGTCTCGTCGGCGCGCGCGGACCTCGTCTCGCGCGAGGTGACCGTCGACTGCGATCCCGCCGCCGCGGAGCCCGGCGCCCTCGAGCGGGCGATCGAGGGGGCCGGCTTCGGTGTGCTGCGGGCAGACGGCGGGGGGGAGGAGGCGGCGGAGCGGGAGCGCCTCCGGGAGACGGCCGGCCTCCGCGCGCGCGTCCTCGTCTCGGCGGCGTTCGCGGTTCCGCTCCTCTGGGTCTCGATGGCGCCGATGGCGGGGATCAGCCTCCCGCCGTGGATCGCCCGGCACGGCGCGCTCATCCAGTTCATCTTCTGCGTCCCGATCGTCGGGGCGGGTCTCCCGCTCTTCAGGCGGGGGCTCCTCGCGATCCTCCGCACCGGCCGCGCCACGATGGACACCCTCGTCGCCCTCGGCGCCGGCGCGGCGTTCCTCTTCAGCGTCGCGGAATCCCTCCGCCATCCCGCGTCGGGCCCGGCGCACGGCGGCGGGCACCTCTACTACGAGACGGCCGGGATGCTCATCGCGTTCATCCTCCTCGGCCGCTGGCTCGAGGCGGCGGCGAGGGGCAAAACCTCGTCGGCCCTCCGCCTCCTCGTCGGCCGGGAGTCCCGGACCGCGGTCGTGCGCACGGCGGGGGGCGAGACGGCGGTGCCGGTGGAGGAGGTCGTCCCCGGCGACGTCGTCGTGGTGAGGCCGGGGGAGAAGGTGCCGGTGGACGGCCGGGTAAAGGACGGGGAGTCGTGTATCGACGAGTCGATGGTCACGGGGGAGCCGATGCCGGTCCCCAAGCGCCCGGGGGACGAGGTGACGGGAGGCACGATCAACGGCCCGGGCTCGTTCACCTTCGAGGCGACCAGGACGGGGAGCGACACCTTCCTCGCGCACGTGGTCGCGCTCGTGCGCGAGGCGCAGGCGTCGCGGGCGCCGGTGCAGGAGCTGGCGGATTCTGTCGCGGCGTATTTCGTCCCCGCGGTCCTCCTCGTCGCCCTCGTCTCGTTCGCGGTCTGGATCGGCGCCGGGCGGGGGCTCGGGTTCGCCCTGACCGTCGCCGTCTCGGTGCTCGTGGTCGCCTGCCCCTGCGCGCTCGGTCTCGCCACCCCGACGGCGGTCGTCGTGGGCGTCGGGATGGCCGCCGCGCGCGGGATACTGGTCAAGAGCGCCGCCGCGCTCCAGACCGCCGCCCGCGTGGACACCGTCGTCTTCGACAAGACCGGCACGCTCACCCTCGGCGCGCCCGTCGTCACCGATGTAACGCCGCTCGGCGGGCGCGGCGCGCAGGAGGTCCTGCGTCTCGCCGCCGTCGCCGAGAAGCGCTCCGAGCACCCGCTCGGCGGCGCGATCGTCGCCGAGGCGCGCGGGCGGGGGATCGAACCGCCGGATCCTGACTCGTTCGTCTCGCGGGGGGGGCGGGGCGTCGAGGCGTCGTATGGCGGGACCGCCCTGCTCGTCGGGAGCGCGGCGCTCGCCCGCGAGCGGGGGGTCGACCTGTCGGCGGCGGAGGAGGCGCTCGCCGCGCGCGAGGCGGAGGGGAAGACCGCGGTGCTTCTCGCCGCGGACAACGTCGCGGCGGGCGTCATCGCCGTCGCCGATACGGTGAAGGAAGGCGCCGCGGAAACGGTTGCGGCGCTCCGGGCGGCGGGGAAGGACGTCGCGATGATCACCGGCGACAACGCGCGAACCGCCCGCGCGGTCGCGCGGGCGGTCGGGATCGACCGGGTGCTCGCCGGGCTGCTGCCCGCGGAGAAGGCGGAGGAGATCCGGCGGCTCGGGGCCGCGGGCCGGACGGTCGCGATGGTCGGGGACGGGATCAACGACGCCCCCGCGCTCGCCGCGGCGGGGCTGGGGATCGCGCTCGGCTCGGGGACCGACGTGGCGCGGGAGGCGGGGGGGATCGTGCTGGTGAGGGACGATCCGCGCGACGTCGCCGCCGCGCTCGGCCTCGGGAGGCTCGCGATGCGGAAGATACGGCAGAACCTCTTCGCCGCGGTGATCTACAACCTCGCGGCGATACCGGTCGCCGCGGGGGTCCTCTACCCGGCCGCGGGCATCCTGCTCCACCCGGCGCTCGCCGCGGCGGCGATGGCGGCGAGCTCGGTCTCCGTGGTGTCGAACTCGCTGTCGATGCGGCGGGCCTGGAGAAGATGA
- a CDS encoding DUF2157 domain-containing protein translates to MHRGPSNAFLSRLKDELSAWSRDGLLTPAQARRIADRYDLDSIGRGVSPSKLIAAISTIGALLLGAGVILLIASNWGLIPRPTKLGLVFLTILTVNAIGYSLKYDRSFPRLGAALLFLGSLLFGGGIWLVAQIYNISSRDQNGLLYWALGILPVAWLLGMETILTLSSALLSAWAVWKASYFGYPNYPYLAMAAALVFPFCYRKRSAGALFVSLVGIAVWLGAGPLAWCLRQPEIAHRWWSSGDSTLFPLMVLPYFVFGLLLYALGLLHSLSPSAARFGRVFTALGSVVLFVVLYTMSFRWPASELAKLIARPIPPAFWRCLAVLCALYLGAFATAFTVSRVRLRPQGRARDGELLFTFILLAAGGMLSLGLDSSVSTGLLSNAMMLALAVALIAFGYGRQEPHAVNLGFAFFALQFFTRYCDWGWNYLPRSAFFIATGAVLLAGAFSMERQRKKIIHTIRGKA, encoded by the coding sequence ATGCACCGCGGACCATCGAACGCGTTCCTCTCGCGGCTGAAGGACGAACTCTCCGCCTGGAGCCGGGACGGCCTCCTCACCCCCGCACAGGCGCGCCGGATCGCCGATCGCTACGATCTCGACTCGATCGGCCGGGGCGTCTCCCCCTCCAAGCTCATCGCCGCGATATCCACCATCGGCGCCCTCCTCCTCGGCGCGGGCGTCATCCTTCTCATCGCCTCCAACTGGGGCCTCATCCCCCGTCCGACGAAGCTCGGCCTCGTCTTCCTGACGATCCTCACCGTGAACGCCATCGGCTACTCGCTGAAATACGACCGCAGCTTCCCGAGGCTCGGCGCGGCGCTCCTCTTCCTCGGCTCCCTCCTCTTCGGCGGCGGCATCTGGCTCGTGGCGCAGATCTACAACATCTCCTCGCGCGACCAGAACGGCCTCCTCTACTGGGCGCTCGGCATCCTCCCCGTCGCGTGGCTCCTCGGGATGGAGACGATCCTCACGCTCTCCTCCGCCCTCCTCTCGGCGTGGGCGGTCTGGAAGGCGTCCTATTTCGGCTACCCGAACTATCCGTACCTCGCGATGGCGGCGGCGCTCGTCTTTCCGTTCTGCTACAGGAAGAGATCGGCGGGCGCCCTGTTCGTCAGTCTCGTTGGGATCGCGGTCTGGCTCGGCGCCGGGCCGCTGGCCTGGTGCCTCCGGCAGCCGGAGATCGCGCACCGCTGGTGGTCTTCCGGCGATTCGACCCTCTTCCCCCTGATGGTCCTCCCCTACTTCGTCTTCGGCCTCCTCCTCTACGCGCTCGGCCTCCTGCACTCCCTCTCGCCGTCCGCTGCGCGGTTCGGAAGGGTATTCACGGCGCTGGGGAGCGTCGTTCTCTTCGTTGTGCTCTACACGATGAGCTTCAGATGGCCGGCGTCAGAACTCGCGAAGCTGATCGCGCGCCCGATCCCTCCCGCGTTCTGGCGGTGCCTCGCCGTCCTCTGCGCGCTGTACCTCGGCGCCTTCGCAACCGCCTTCACCGTCTCCCGGGTGCGTTTGAGGCCGCAGGGGCGCGCGCGCGACGGAGAACTCCTCTTCACCTTCATCCTCCTCGCGGCGGGGGGGATGCTCTCCCTCGGCCTCGACTCCTCCGTCTCCACCGGCCTCCTCTCCAACGCGATGATGCTCGCCCTCGCCGTCGCCCTCATCGCCTTCGGGTACGGGCGGCAGGAGCCGCATGCGGTGAACCTCGGCTTCGCCTTCTTCGCCCTTCAGTTCTTCACCCGCTACTGCGACTGGGGATGGAACTACCTCCCGCGCTCGGCGTTCTTCATCGCCACCGGCGCCGTCCTCCTCGCGGGGGCGTTTTCCATGGAACGACAACGCAAGAAGATCATCCATACGATCAGGGGAAAGGCATGA